Below is a window of Synechococcales cyanobacterium T60_A2020_003 DNA.
GGGAACCGGATAGGCGAACGGTGCCATCATCGCGCAATTCAACGTCCGTGGCATTTTGAATGCGGGGATCGGTTAACAAGCCTGGCAGATCTAGCGCCGAAAATTCCTCCGGTATGGCGGGCGTTTGGGCATCAGCGGTTTCTAGATCCAAGCTCAGCAATGTCCCGTCTTGACTGATCCGCACCACGCTCTCTTCAGGAATCGCAGCGATTGTAATATCTCCCCCCGGAGCCGTTAGCGTTCCCGTGTTGATCACCACGCCACCGAGAAGCATCAGGGATTCGCCCGGATTCACGGCCAAGATGCCGTCGTTCAGCACCACTCCCGGATTGCTGAGGTTGAAGGAAAAAGCGGTGGGATCGCCGTTGAGTCCAGAGTAGTCCGTCGTAGCGAACGCATCGAGCCACTGATCGTCAAACAGGAGTCCGGTAGCAGACGTGGCCGTGAAGGAACCGGGAACGTCAAGCCGAGCATTTCGCCCAAAAATCACTCCGGCGGGGTTGATTAAGTAGAGGTTGGCATTGGCTCCCCGCACGCGCAGCAGACCGTTGATCACCGACGGATCGCCACCCACAACTTGCCCTAGGATGTTGCGAACGTCAGGATTAGCGAGGAATGTGGCCGTTTGACGACGATTGAGGCCAAATTCTTCAAACCGATGGAAGAGATTGGCACCGTCATCTGAGAGGCTGCCCCCCTCGATGGTAATGCGATCGCGCCGCTGGTTCACCACCGTTCCTGTCCCATCATCGGCAGGCGTGACGCGACGAGGATTGGCACTGGCGTCATCGATGCTCAACAGTCCGAGGCTGGGCAGCACCGCCAGGATTATGGCTGCACGTTTGAGGGCGATCGCCGCTTCTAGGTATCGCTTGCGATTGGCAACGGTTATGACAATGGCGACGGTGGGGGGCATAGCTTCGACCTTCAGTATAAACGTGTTTGATCATTACGACCGGGATCGAGGTCGTTCCGCAAAAAACGAATCAATCTTCGCAAACGGACGCTGTCCAGATGGGTCGTGATCCTTCTATATTCCAAAGTTCATACCCCACTCAGGGCGAATTGGCATCAATCGTTACATGGGGCGCGATCGTCTATCCTAGGTTTTGAACACCTTAGTGAGTAAATCTAAGTTTCGGTTGGCGGTATGGCAGGACATAGCAAGTGGGCAAACATTAAGCGTCAAAAAGCGCGGGTGGATGCAGTGAAAGGCAAAACCTTCGCAAAACTCTCACGGGCGATTATTATGGCGGCTCGTCATGGCGGTGCCGACCCTGCCGGAAATTTCCAGCTTCGCACCGCCATCGAAAGGGCCAAAGCTGCCGGAATTCCGAACGATAATATTGACCGGGCGATCGCCAAAGGATCGGGAACCCTGGGCGCAGATGCCGATCAGCTTGAGGAAATCCGCTATGAAGGGTACGGCCCTGGCGGAGTTGCGGTGCTGATCGAAACGCTGACGGACAACCGCAACCGTACCGCCGCTGACCTCCGCGCCGCCTTTAGCAAAAATGGGGGCAACCTGGGGGAAACGGGCTGTGTAAGCTGGATGTTTGCTCAGAAAGGAGTCGTCACGATTAAAGGGACGATAGATGAGGATGCGCTGTTGGAGGATTCCCTAGAAGGAGGAGCGGAATCCTACGAACTGATTGAAATGGACGAGGAACCCGGAGCCGAGGTGTTTTGCGCGATCGCTGATCTGGAAACCCTCAACCAAACCTTGAGCGATCGCGGCTACACCATCGATCAGGCCGAACTGCGCTGGATTCCCGAAAATACCCTCGAAGTTTCCGACCCCGACCAGGCGCGATCGCTCCTCAAGCTCATGGATGCCCTAGAAGATCTAGACGATGTGCAAAACGTGACGGCAAACTTCGACATGGCCGAAGAGTTGATGGCGGTCGGTGTTTAAGATAACCTACTCCGTTAACGACTCATCCCCCAAGTTGAACAGGAACGGGATGCCGCCCGCCTTGTCTCCCGTGACTAGAACCCGTGGCATCTGGGCACCCCCTTCGCGCCATGCCTCGATCGCCTCTTTCTTCAAGACCAGTTCTCCACCTGCCGCCTTCAGCGTCTCTGCCAGCAATCGCTGAGCCTCGGCCTTAC
It encodes the following:
- a CDS encoding YebC/PmpR family DNA-binding transcriptional regulator, with the translated sequence MAGHSKWANIKRQKARVDAVKGKTFAKLSRAIIMAARHGGADPAGNFQLRTAIERAKAAGIPNDNIDRAIAKGSGTLGADADQLEEIRYEGYGPGGVAVLIETLTDNRNRTAADLRAAFSKNGGNLGETGCVSWMFAQKGVVTIKGTIDEDALLEDSLEGGAESYELIEMDEEPGAEVFCAIADLETLNQTLSDRGYTIDQAELRWIPENTLEVSDPDQARSLLKLMDALEDLDDVQNVTANFDMAEELMAVGV